One genomic segment of Cardinium endosymbiont of Philonthus spinipes includes these proteins:
- the secG gene encoding preprotein translocase subunit SecG — MSIFNLLTILIIIVAILLIGAILLQEPKERIAPSGGGAASVQRIGINQKADFLEKATWVLVGLLLFLTLLSALFLKDAPQSHRSPNLAKAQQDQALNPIAPSNTTDDAPKEDQHAPSHATNSVAKNQLAR; from the coding sequence ATGTCTATATTCAACCTGCTTACTATACTTATTATTATCGTAGCCATTTTATTGATTGGCGCTATTTTACTACAAGAGCCCAAGGAACGGATCGCTCCTTCAGGTGGAGGCGCCGCTTCTGTGCAGCGTATTGGTATTAATCAAAAAGCAGATTTTTTAGAAAAAGCCACCTGGGTACTGGTAGGTTTATTGCTTTTTTTAACCCTTTTGTCCGCTCTCTTTCTTAAAGATGCACCACAATCGCATAGGAGTCCCAATTTGGCTAAAGCACAGCAAGACCAAGCATTAAACCCCATAGCCCCTTCAAATACTACGGATGATGCACCTAAAGAGGATCAGCACGCTCCATCTCATGCAACAAATAGTGTTGCTAAAAATCAACTTGCAAGATAA
- the lptE gene encoding LPS assembly lipoprotein LptE, translating into MRLKSPVSSNRPLPKPIGGMQFLGASRSCTATYTTVCEEEYRHIPKLPAANTFRKRSANRYFLFLVLWLHGCGIFTFSGVSVSPDMKDFSIQFYTEVSDGPPDMQNKLMDELATRIMRSTSSLAQAEKDGDIQYEGVIKSFSYRTTFSTKDEDDNPKEVQRLTITIEVSYSNPADEEASFKKKLFSASADMLSTENQLDKEPELIKEIFRQLVDDVYNKSIDNW; encoded by the coding sequence ATGAGATTGAAGAGTCCGGTTTCAAGCAATAGACCTCTTCCAAAACCTATTGGTGGCATGCAATTTTTAGGAGCATCAAGGTCATGCACCGCAACATACACAACTGTATGTGAGGAGGAGTATAGACACATCCCAAAGCTGCCAGCAGCAAACACGTTTCGAAAGAGGTCTGCTAATCGATACTTTCTTTTTTTGGTACTATGGCTGCATGGTTGTGGTATTTTTACCTTCTCAGGTGTTTCAGTCTCTCCCGATATGAAGGACTTTTCTATTCAGTTCTATACAGAAGTTTCAGATGGGCCGCCAGATATGCAGAACAAGCTTATGGACGAGCTTGCAACAAGAATAATGCGCTCAACCAGCTCTTTAGCCCAAGCAGAAAAAGATGGTGACATCCAGTATGAAGGTGTCATTAAGTCCTTTTCCTACCGTACAACCTTCAGTACAAAAGATGAAGACGACAATCCTAAAGAAGTACAACGTTTAACCATCACCATAGAAGTTTCTTATTCGAATCCTGCTGATGAGGAAGCTTCCTTTAAGAAAAAATTATTTTCGGCTAGCGCGGATATGTTGTCTACTGAAAATCAATTAGACAAAGAACCTGAGTTGATTAAAGAAATTTTTCGTCAACTAGTAGATGATGTGTATAACAAATCTATAGATAATTGGTAA
- a CDS encoding sigma-54 dependent transcriptional regulator — translation MKEDLQYIKQRFNIIGNSPLLNRAIEIAMQVASTDLSVLIMGESGTGKESFSKIIHTLSPYRHGSFIAINCGAIPEGTIDSELFGHEKGAFTGALESRKGYFEEANGGTIFLDEIGEMPLGTQTRLLRVLEYGEYVRVGSSNVQKTSVRVVAATHVDLLYAIQQGKFREDLYYRLNTVPIHIPPLRERGADIIQLFHKFSSDFATKYRVKPLEISSDAKDILCGYSFPGNIRQLKNIVEQMSLLEGVAMATPKVIEKYLPKVQSHTLPVLYKKWQDNELIEKEYIYPILFDLKREVTELKALMLNFMESGSMKSPIIKEHTRLGAYSDQVNTSKKIHFLDTAQSFKEDDLNCINTPYTAENLSMEAQEQALIRRSLQKNHGNRKSAADDLGISERTLYRKIKQYEIEESGFKQ, via the coding sequence ATGAAAGAAGATCTTCAATATATCAAACAGCGGTTTAATATTATTGGAAATTCCCCATTATTGAATAGGGCTATTGAAATAGCTATGCAGGTAGCGTCTACCGATTTATCGGTTTTAATTATGGGTGAGAGTGGAACTGGAAAGGAATCTTTTTCAAAAATTATTCATACACTGAGTCCCTACCGCCATGGTAGCTTTATAGCTATAAATTGCGGGGCCATTCCAGAAGGTACCATAGACTCCGAACTTTTTGGCCATGAAAAAGGAGCCTTTACAGGTGCCCTAGAAAGCCGAAAAGGCTATTTTGAAGAAGCCAATGGTGGTACCATTTTTTTAGATGAAATAGGTGAAATGCCTTTGGGCACACAAACCAGACTTTTGCGTGTGTTAGAATATGGAGAATATGTAAGGGTAGGTTCCTCTAACGTACAAAAAACTAGCGTACGTGTAGTAGCAGCTACCCATGTAGACCTGCTCTATGCCATTCAACAAGGAAAATTTCGAGAAGATTTGTATTATAGACTCAATACTGTTCCGATTCATATACCCCCTCTGCGCGAACGGGGTGCAGATATTATACAATTATTTCATAAGTTTTCTAGTGATTTTGCCACTAAATACCGTGTTAAACCGTTAGAAATCAGCTCAGATGCAAAAGATATTTTGTGTGGCTATTCATTTCCAGGTAATATCCGTCAACTGAAAAATATTGTGGAGCAAATGTCATTACTCGAAGGGGTAGCGATGGCTACTCCAAAAGTAATAGAAAAATATTTACCGAAAGTGCAAAGCCATACGTTACCAGTACTTTATAAGAAATGGCAAGATAATGAGCTGATTGAGAAAGAATACATTTACCCTATCCTCTTTGACTTGAAAAGAGAGGTTACAGAATTAAAAGCATTAATGCTTAATTTTATGGAGTCTGGTTCCATGAAAAGCCCCATTATAAAAGAGCATACACGCCTTGGAGCCTACAGTGATCAAGTAAATACATCCAAAAAGATCCATTTTTTGGACACAGCACAATCCTTTAAAGAAGATGATTTAAATTGCATCAACACGCCCTATACAGCCGAAAACCTTTCTATGGAAGCCCAAGAACAAGCATTGATTCGTAGGTCTTTACAAAAAAACCATGGAAATCGTAAAAGTGCAGCTGATGATTTAGGGATCTCTGAAAGAACGCTTTATCGAAAAATTAAACAATATGAGATTGAAGAGTCCGGTTTCAAGCAATAG
- the miaB gene encoding tRNA (N6-isopentenyl adenosine(37)-C2)-methylthiotransferase MiaB produces MEQKIFISTDRGGTKSLPKQPSTHGPMRKLYIESYGCQMNFSDSEIVASIMAGQGFIFTDHYHEADLILINTCAIRDKAEQTIRNRLLVFNQQKLKQPDLIVGILGCMAERLKTQLLEEEKVVDLVAGPDAYRDLPRLISQVDQGYKAVNTFLSKEETYADIAPIRLHSSGVTAFISIMRGCNNMCSFCIVPFTRGRERSRDPYSIVQEAKQLFEAGYKEVTLLGQNVDSYRWHPSEAATATSPDHLSSKNVIHFAQLLAMVAEIDPTLRVRFSTSHPKDMTDEVLYTMKAYDNICKHIHLPVQSGNSRILKLMNRTYDRAWYVERIHAIRNILGPSCAISSDMIAGFCSETEAEHADTLSLMDYVQYDFSFMFYYSERPGTLAARKYPDDVPEAVKKRRLSEIIAKQREHALMHNQKSINQVYQVLIEKYSKKSEAFFQGRTSQNKIVVFPKEGHKIGDYVDVHITSCNAATLFGNTLSI; encoded by the coding sequence ATGGAACAAAAAATATTTATCTCTACCGATCGTGGTGGAACAAAAAGTCTACCCAAACAGCCTAGTACGCATGGCCCTATGCGCAAACTATATATAGAAAGCTATGGTTGTCAAATGAATTTCTCTGACAGTGAAATCGTAGCTTCTATTATGGCGGGGCAAGGTTTTATTTTTACAGACCACTATCATGAGGCAGACCTCATTCTCATCAACACATGTGCCATTCGAGATAAAGCTGAACAGACCATTCGGAATAGGTTATTGGTTTTTAACCAACAAAAGCTAAAACAGCCCGATCTTATTGTAGGCATATTGGGTTGTATGGCAGAACGACTTAAAACACAATTGCTAGAGGAGGAAAAGGTTGTTGATTTGGTAGCAGGTCCGGATGCGTATAGAGACCTTCCAAGATTAATTAGTCAGGTAGATCAAGGATATAAAGCGGTCAATACCTTTTTATCCAAAGAAGAAACCTATGCTGATATTGCCCCCATTCGCTTGCATTCAAGTGGTGTAACCGCTTTTATCTCTATTATGAGGGGGTGTAATAATATGTGTTCCTTTTGTATTGTTCCTTTTACCAGAGGACGCGAACGAAGCAGAGATCCCTATTCCATTGTTCAAGAGGCCAAACAATTATTTGAAGCAGGATATAAAGAAGTTACCCTTTTAGGGCAAAATGTAGATTCATATCGCTGGCATCCATCTGAAGCAGCGACGGCTACATCACCAGATCATCTATCCAGCAAGAACGTGATTCACTTTGCCCAATTACTGGCCATGGTAGCTGAGATTGATCCGACGTTAAGGGTCCGTTTTTCCACTTCTCACCCTAAAGATATGACTGATGAGGTGTTGTATACGATGAAAGCCTATGATAACATCTGTAAGCATATCCACCTCCCTGTTCAAAGTGGCAATAGCCGTATTTTAAAGCTTATGAACCGCACCTATGATCGAGCGTGGTATGTGGAAAGAATTCATGCTATTAGAAATATTCTAGGGCCATCTTGTGCCATTTCTTCTGACATGATTGCAGGGTTTTGCTCCGAAACAGAAGCAGAACATGCCGATACGCTCTCTCTAATGGATTATGTACAATATGATTTTTCTTTTATGTTTTATTACTCTGAGCGGCCAGGTACCTTGGCTGCTAGAAAATATCCAGATGATGTGCCAGAAGCAGTAAAAAAGCGTAGGCTTAGTGAAATTATAGCCAAGCAACGTGAACATGCCTTGATGCACAATCAAAAAAGTATCAATCAGGTCTATCAGGTGCTTATTGAAAAATATTCTAAAAAATCAGAAGCATTTTTTCAAGGTAGAACCAGTCAAAATAAGATCGTTGTATTCCCAAAAGAGGGCCATAAAATAGGAGATTATGTAGATGTGCACATTACAAGTTGCAATGCAGCTACGCTATTTGGCAATACCTTAAGCATATGA
- the acs gene encoding acetate--CoA ligase yields MKSPDLSSVYSPSHAIQNRAYVASLDEYLKIYSGAIEDPVQFWEKISKQFFWKRQPTGPFLNYNFDLQKGPIFIKWMEGGLTNICYNLVDRHVQDGYGDKIAYYWEGNEPNEQKQITYQALLKDICKCANVLKSLGIQKGDRVAIYMPTTIEAIVVMLSCARIGAIHMVVFAGFSADALTERMIDGKAKLLVTADGTFRGTKFVPLKSIATQALLQCKATGHPINHCIVFNRLQTTKQTEHIPDIPWDDAIDHSWDALMASASDLCEPEWVDAEDPLFILYTSGSTGKPKGILHTSGGYLIYAATLFKYAFDYHLEDIFFCSGDLGWITGHTFNVYGALACKSSSLIFDGIPTYPDGGRFWDLIDRYQVTTFYTAPTAIRTLMRLGSSYVTKHSRASLRILGSVGEPIDPSTWSWFYQVVGAKRCPIIDTFWQTETGAPIICPLPGATPLKPGSATLPFWGIVPTIVDDDGVEIIGEGQGHLVIKNPWPGIARTIDGDHQRFESTYFKPYNGYYYTGDAAKRDADGYFWIIGRTDDMLNSSGHLISTAEIESALMQHPSVAEAAAVSAPHAIKGESIHCFIVLKHQSVYNQIIETEIKSLIRNRLGAFAVPDLIYPLPALPKVGSGKIMRRLLKKIVRQEIHLGDTSTLVDENIIEQLRAFTLNKVKIF; encoded by the coding sequence ATGAAAAGCCCCGATTTAAGCAGCGTATATTCCCCTTCCCATGCTATTCAAAATAGGGCATATGTTGCATCATTAGATGAATATCTAAAAATATATAGTGGCGCTATCGAGGACCCAGTTCAGTTTTGGGAAAAAATATCCAAACAGTTTTTTTGGAAGCGGCAACCAACTGGCCCATTTCTCAACTATAATTTTGACCTACAAAAGGGGCCTATCTTCATAAAATGGATGGAGGGTGGCCTGACCAATATTTGTTACAACCTAGTGGATCGGCATGTTCAAGATGGATATGGGGATAAAATTGCTTACTACTGGGAGGGTAATGAGCCAAATGAACAAAAACAAATTACCTACCAGGCTTTGCTTAAAGATATCTGTAAATGTGCAAATGTTTTAAAATCTCTGGGCATACAAAAAGGCGATCGGGTAGCCATCTACATGCCAACCACTATAGAGGCTATAGTAGTGATGCTGAGCTGTGCACGTATTGGTGCCATTCATATGGTGGTTTTTGCAGGATTTTCAGCAGATGCACTAACAGAACGCATGATAGATGGCAAAGCAAAACTGTTGGTAACCGCTGATGGAACGTTCCGCGGCACAAAATTTGTCCCACTTAAATCAATTGCCACCCAGGCATTGCTACAGTGTAAAGCAACTGGCCATCCGATTAACCACTGTATTGTTTTCAATCGACTGCAAACCACGAAACAAACAGAACATATACCTGATATTCCTTGGGATGATGCCATAGATCACTCCTGGGATGCATTGATGGCATCTGCATCAGATCTATGTGAACCTGAGTGGGTTGATGCAGAAGATCCACTGTTTATATTGTATACAAGCGGTTCTACTGGCAAACCAAAAGGGATACTACATACAAGTGGAGGCTATCTTATCTATGCAGCAACGCTATTTAAATATGCATTTGACTACCACCTAGAAGATATATTTTTTTGCTCTGGGGATTTGGGTTGGATTACAGGCCATACCTTCAATGTATATGGCGCACTTGCCTGTAAAAGCAGCTCATTGATATTTGATGGCATTCCAACTTATCCAGATGGGGGCCGTTTCTGGGATTTGATTGATAGGTATCAAGTAACGACATTTTATACAGCACCCACCGCGATTCGAACCCTTATGCGATTAGGATCTTCCTATGTTACAAAGCATAGTAGGGCCTCGCTGCGTATACTCGGCTCGGTGGGTGAGCCTATTGATCCCTCAACCTGGAGCTGGTTTTATCAGGTAGTTGGAGCAAAGCGCTGTCCGATCATTGATACTTTTTGGCAAACAGAAACAGGTGCACCCATTATTTGCCCACTTCCTGGAGCTACACCATTGAAACCCGGATCTGCTACACTCCCCTTTTGGGGCATTGTCCCCACCATCGTTGATGATGATGGTGTTGAAATTATAGGTGAAGGGCAAGGCCATCTCGTTATCAAAAATCCTTGGCCAGGGATAGCACGGACCATTGATGGAGATCATCAGCGCTTTGAGTCGACCTATTTTAAACCATATAATGGCTACTACTATACAGGCGACGCTGCAAAACGTGATGCAGATGGTTATTTTTGGATCATAGGTAGAACAGATGACATGTTGAATAGCTCAGGCCACTTGATATCAACTGCTGAAATTGAGTCTGCATTGATGCAACACCCATCAGTGGCTGAAGCAGCTGCTGTCTCTGCACCACATGCGATAAAAGGTGAGTCGATCCATTGTTTTATTGTATTAAAGCATCAATCGGTTTATAACCAGATCATTGAAACCGAGATCAAATCACTTATTCGAAACAGGCTAGGTGCCTTTGCCGTTCCAGACCTAATATATCCACTACCCGCTCTACCTAAAGTAGGTTCTGGAAAAATAATGCGTCGACTACTCAAAAAAATAGTTCGACAAGAAATCCATTTGGGTGACACATCAACGCTAGTTGATGAAAATATTATTGAACAGCTTCGAGCCTTTACCCTAAATAAGGTTAAGATTTTTTAA